GGCCTTCTGGGCCGGGGGGCTCGAGCTGCTCGCCGAGGACGTGGCCCGATTCGAGGCCGGCGGGGGCTGAACGCGGAAGCGCGGGTGCTTCGTGCTAAACTGTACGTACTATGATCGAGCCAACGGTGGCCTTGTACGGCGACGCCTTCAACCGGGCGGCGTCCGTTTTGGAAGAGCTGATTGACCAGGCCCAGGTCCGCTACGTGCTGCTGGTGGACCGCAAGGGCTTCGTGCTGGCCCACCGCGAGGCCCTCTGGGCCCCGCGTCCGCCCGCGCTCGACTCCATCGCGACGCTGGTGGCGGGCAACGCCGCAGCCACCCAGGCGCTCGCCAACCTGCTGGGCGAGCCCAAGTTCAACGAACTGGTCAAGCAGGGCGAGAAGCAGGGGCTCTACGTCGAGGAGGTCAACGACCTCACCCTGCTCGTGATGATCTTCGACACCGACACCCCGATCGGCCGCGTCAAGCTCTTCGGCAAGAAGGCGGCCGCCGAGCTGGACGAGATCACCCGCAGTGCCGTGGTCATGCCCCGCGAGCTGGGCATCGACAAAGACTTTCACGAATCCGCCGACGCCATGCTGGACGACCTCTTTGGAAACTAGACCATGAGCACCATCAACTTCGCGAACCGCGAGATCAACTTCAAGATCGTCTACTACGGCCCCGGCCTCTCGGGCAAGACCACGAACCTGCGCTGGGTCTACCAGACCGTACCCGAGGGCCGCAAGGGCGAGATGGTCTCGCTGGCCACCGAGGACGAGCGCACCCTCTTCTTCGACTTCCTACCCGTGGACCTGGGGGAGGTCAAAGGGTTCAAGACCCGCTTCCACCTCTACACCGTGCCCGGCCAGGTCTTCTACAACGCCAGCCGCAAGCTGATCCTGCGCGGCGTCGACGGTATCGTCTTCGTGGCCGACTCCGCCTCCAACCGCCTGCGCGCCAACGCCGAGAGCATGCGCAACCTGCGCGAGAACCTGGCGGAGTACGGGCTCAGCCTCGAGCACATCCCGATGGTGCTGCAGATCAACAAGCGCGACCTGCCCGACGCGCTTCCGGTGGACATGATCCAGGCGGTCATCGACCCCGAGGGGCGGTTTCCCACCTTCGAGGCCGTGGCCACCGAAGGTAAGGGCGTCTTCGAGCCGCTCAAGGACGTGAGCCGCCGGGTACTTTCCAAGCTCGCCGAGCACACCTGAGGCCGGACCTTCGTCCGTTCGCCCGCCCTTCGGGGCGGGTTTATGCTGGTGGAGATGAAACGAACCCCGCTCTACGACGAACACGAAAGGCTGGGCGGCCGCATGGTGGACTTCGCCGGCTGGGCGCTGCCGCTGCAGTACACCTCGATCACCAAGGAGCACCTGGCGGTGCGCGAGGCCGTGGGGCTCTTCGACGTGAGCCACATGGGCGAGTTCTTCGTGCGCGGCCCCGAGGCGCTCGCCTTCCTGCGCTGGGCCACCCTCAACGACCCGGCCAGGCTGAAGCTGGGCCGGGCGCAGTACTCCATGCTGCCGAACGACCGCGGCGGCGTGGTGGACGACATCTACGTCTACCGGACCGGCGAGCTCGAGTACCTGGTGGTGGTCAACGCCGCCAACGTGGCCAAGGACTGGGCCCACCTGAACCGGCTGGTCGAGGGCTACGACGCAGAACTCGAAGACGCCTCCGACGCCTGGGCGCTGATGGCGCTGCAGGGGCCGCGGGCCGAGGCGACGCTGCAGACGCTTACCGACACCGAGCTTTCCGGCGTGCGCAAGAACGCCACCCTGACGCTCGAGGTGGCCGGCGTGCCCGCCCGCATCGCCCGCACCGGCTACACCGGTGAGGACGGCTTCGAGATCTTCACCGCCCCCGAAGACGCTCCGGCGGTCTGGCGGGCGCTCACCGAGGCCGGGGCGACCCCCGCGGGCCTGGGGGCGCGCGACACCCTACGCCTCGAGGCCGGCTTCCCCCTCTACGGCCACGAGCTCACCGACGCCACCAACCCCCGCTGCACCCCGCTGGCCTGGGTGATCAAGGACAAACCCTACTTCGGGCGCGAAGCCCTGGAGGCCGCGGCCTGCGACGAGCGGCTGGTGGGGCTGGTGATGGAGCGCGGCATCCCCCGCGAGGGCTACCCCATCCTTGCCGGCGGCGCGCCGGCGGGGCGCGTTACCTCGGGCACCCAGTCGCCCGTCCTCAAGAAGGGCATCGCCCTGGGTTGGGTGCGCGCCGATCTGGCGGAGGAGGGGACCGAGCTGGCCGTCGAGGTGCGCGGCCGCGCCCTGCCCGCGCGCGTCGTCCGGCCGCCGTTCGTCCCGCTCGGGAAGAAGTAGCTGCGCTAAGCTAGAACCAGGAGGCTCGCTATGAACGTTCCCGCTGACCGCAAGTACACCCGCTCCCACGAATGGGCCAAGCAGGAAGGCTCCCTGATCGTCGTCGGCATCAGCGACTTCGCCCAGGAGTCTCTGGGCGACGTGGTCTTCGTCGAGACCCCGGAGGTGGGCCGCGAGGTCCAGGCCGGCGAGGCCGTGGCCGTCGTCGAGTCGGTCAAGACCGCCTCCGACATCTACGCTCCGGTCTCCGGCAAGGTCGTCGAGGTCAACGAGGCGCTGGCCGACGAGCCCGAGCTGGTCAACGGCGACCCCTACGGCGCCGGCTGGATCTTCAAACTCGAGCCCAGCGACCCCGCTGAGTTCGACGCCCTTCTTGG
The DNA window shown above is from Oceanithermus desulfurans and carries:
- the mglA gene encoding GTPase MglA, with the protein product MSTINFANREINFKIVYYGPGLSGKTTNLRWVYQTVPEGRKGEMVSLATEDERTLFFDFLPVDLGEVKGFKTRFHLYTVPGQVFYNASRKLILRGVDGIVFVADSASNRLRANAESMRNLRENLAEYGLSLEHIPMVLQINKRDLPDALPVDMIQAVIDPEGRFPTFEAVATEGKGVFEPLKDVSRRVLSKLAEHT
- the mglB gene encoding GTPase-activating protein MglB, with the protein product MIEPTVALYGDAFNRAASVLEELIDQAQVRYVLLVDRKGFVLAHREALWAPRPPALDSIATLVAGNAAATQALANLLGEPKFNELVKQGEKQGLYVEEVNDLTLLVMIFDTDTPIGRVKLFGKKAAAELDEITRSAVVMPRELGIDKDFHESADAMLDDLFGN
- the gcvT gene encoding glycine cleavage system aminomethyltransferase GcvT → MKRTPLYDEHERLGGRMVDFAGWALPLQYTSITKEHLAVREAVGLFDVSHMGEFFVRGPEALAFLRWATLNDPARLKLGRAQYSMLPNDRGGVVDDIYVYRTGELEYLVVVNAANVAKDWAHLNRLVEGYDAELEDASDAWALMALQGPRAEATLQTLTDTELSGVRKNATLTLEVAGVPARIARTGYTGEDGFEIFTAPEDAPAVWRALTEAGATPAGLGARDTLRLEAGFPLYGHELTDATNPRCTPLAWVIKDKPYFGREALEAAACDERLVGLVMERGIPREGYPILAGGAPAGRVTSGTQSPVLKKGIALGWVRADLAEEGTELAVEVRGRALPARVVRPPFVPLGKK
- the gcvH gene encoding glycine cleavage system protein GcvH, encoding MNVPADRKYTRSHEWAKQEGSLIVVGISDFAQESLGDVVFVETPEVGREVQAGEAVAVVESVKTASDIYAPVSGKVVEVNEALADEPELVNGDPYGAGWIFKLEPSDPAEFDALLGPDDYTKVIEEES